The following coding sequences are from one Motacilla alba alba isolate MOTALB_02 chromosome 4, Motacilla_alba_V1.0_pri, whole genome shotgun sequence window:
- the PCM1 gene encoding pericentriolar material 1 protein isoform X16, whose amino-acid sequence MATGGGPFEEGMNDQDLPSWSNESLDDRLNNTDWGGQQKKANRSSEKNKKKLSGEGETRLTNDISPESSPGMERRKTRTSHSFPHARYMTQMSVPEQAELERLKQRINFSDLDQARDPQQEAKEELENLKKQHDLLKRMLQQQEELKALQGRQAALLALQHKAEQAIAVLDDSVVTETTGSVSGVSLTSELNEELNDLIQRFHNQLHDSQTQSVPDNRRQAESLSLTREISQSRNSSMSEHQSDEKAQLFNKMRMLQGKKQKMDKLLGELHTLRDQHLNNSSFFPASSSPQRSVDQRSTTSAASGPVGIVTVVNGEPNSLASAPYPPDSLVSQNESEEDENLNPTEKLQKLNEVRKRLNELRELVHYYEQTSDMMTDAVNENTKEEEETEESESDSEHEDPQPVTNIRNPQGISSWSEINSNSNVQCGTNNRDGRHLNTDCEINNRSAANIRTLKMSSALDCHNRENDKHLDLPQGEDDEVEEDRVSEDSMSSHRSSLGDMAGDAEFEQKINRLIAAKQKLRQLQNLAAMVQDDDPEPQGAIANVSNIGDLLGEVEETKQQPNNVRVSSNKLKKDVRLNEKAREKFYEAKLQQQQRELKQLQEERRKLFEIQEKIQVLQKACPDLQLSAGLGNCPANRQTSQATSTPAMNECNTAGKPLFECDESLPVGNEQLWSEMRRHEILREELRQRRKQLEALMAEDQRRRELAETISTVAASVKSEGSEAQCTPQQSRTEKTMATWGGSTQCALEEENGDEDGYLSDGVGQAEEEEEDASSLNDSFSVYPNNNIPENAYFGKGNKDRWKNCRPLSADGNYRPVSKARQQQNINMRRQENFRWMSELSYVEEKERWQEQINQLKKQHEFSVSICQTLMQDQQTLSCLLQTLLTGPYSMMPNNVASSQIHLIMHQLNQCYTQLTWQQNNVQRLKQMLSDLMQQQEQQCQEKPSRKERGSSAPPPPSPVFCPFNYPPQPVNLFSVPGFTNFSSFAPGINCNPVFPSGFGDFAHSVSPRSSEQQEQQHPLDHNTSGKTEYMAFPKPFESSSSNGAEKQRRNHRQPEEELEKRSTWLDDSQEMKKDDQSQLNAGFAVSVQSIASGHKNQCDTKRRREFDEESLESFSSIPDPIDPTTVTKTFRSRKASAQASLASKDKTPKSKNKRKSSSQLKGRIKNAGYESASASSVCEPCKNNKSRHSDDIVHAKVFSKRNQEQLEKIIKYSRSTEMSSAHARRILQQSNRNACIEAPETGSDLSMFEALRDTIYSEVATLISQNESRPHFLIELFHELQLLNTDYLRQRALYALQDIVTRHLCEKNEKGKCAKSLNSATWVASNSELTPSESLASTDDETFAKNFSTEACQDCEQPDADNGSTMSTSSNFEPFATDDLGNTVIHLDKALSWMREYERMKVEAESTLDSEGCSSNFQGASAAKLEGSGTGECQSVPQSGDVSAVPCPRIDTQQLDRQIKAIMKEVIPFLKEHMDEVCSSQLLTSVRRMVLTLTQQNDESKEFVKFFHKQLGSILQDSLAKFAGRKLKDCGEDLLVEISEVLFNELAFFKLMQDLDNNSISVKQRCKRKIETTEVMQSYAKEAKKSLQVDVCSSVEDVDEDKDKDETETAKQVPDSEVCAGNKVPENIRSDASDQEEDEESESGPVAISLSKAETQALTNYGSGEDENEDEEIEFEEGPVDVQTSLQASSETTENEQTSNQELSKAKSSEILSSEQEPAKGEDVAAAVHHYLSVMENTPASIANTPESFITATVNTEGSSSSLAVNETQTSDTTSAENKSGASSESSMAGSPDTESPVLVNEYEPGSGNVSQKSDEDDFVKVEDLPLKLAVYSEAEIMKKMETEAQTKSLCDELLDGGGDQDQELVGDAQTLKEPETFGAQTA is encoded by the exons ATGGCAACAGGAGGTGGTCCCTTTGAAGAAGGCATGAACGATCAGGACTTGCCCAGCTGGAGCAATGAGAGCCTTGATGACCGGCTGAACAACACA GACTGGGGAGGTcaacagaagaaagcaaacagatcttcagagaaaaacaagaaaaagcttAGTGGGGAAGGTGAAACAAGACTTACTAATGACATATCTCCAGAATCTTCACCTGGAATGGAACGACGGAAGACCCGAACTTCTCATAGCTTTCCTCATGCTCGATACATGACTCAGATGTctgtcccagagcaggctgAACTAGAAAGGCTTAAACAAAGAATAAACTTCAGTGATCTGGATCAG GCCAGAGATCCTCAACAGGAAGCTAAAGAAGAGTTGGAGAACTTGAAGAAACAGCATGATTTATTGAAAAGGATGCTAcaacagcaggaggaattaAAGGCTCTTCAAGGAAGACAGGCAGCTCTTCTTGCTTTGCAGCATAAAGCAGAGCAAGCCATTGCTGTCCTGGATGATTCTG TTGTAACAGAAACTACAGGTAGTGTTTCGGGAGTGAGTCTTACATCAGAACTGAACGAAGAATTGAATGACCTAATTCAACGCTTTCACAACCAACTTCATGATTCTCAG ACACAGTCTGTGCCTGACAACAGAAGGCAAGCAGAAAGCCTTTCACTTACCAGAGAGATTTCACAAAGCAGAAACTCTTCAATGTCTGAACACCAGTCAGATGAGAAGGCACAGCTTTTTAACAAGATGCGAATGTTGCAGGGTAAAAAGCAAAAGATGGACAAACTATTAGGAGAACTTCATACACTTCGTGACCAACATCTAAATAACTCTTCCT ttTTTCCTGCTTCAAGTTCTCCTCAAAGGAGTGTTGATCAAAGAAGTACTacttcagctgcttctggtCCTGTAGGCATAGTAACTGTTGTCAATGGTGAACCAAATAGTCTGGCGTCTGCTCCTTATCCTCCTGATTCCCTGGTTTCTCAAAATGAGAGTGAAGAGGATGAAAATCTAAATCCAACAGAAAAACTTCA gaaGCTAAATGAAGTTCGTAAGAGACTGAATGAGTTACGTGAGTTAGTTCACTACTATGAGCAGACATCTGATATGATGACAGATGCTGTGAATGAAAACActaaggaggaggaagaaacagaagaatcaGAAAGTGATTCTGAACATGAGGATCCACAGCCTGTTACAAATATTAG AAACCCTCAAGGAATCAGTAGTTGGAGTGAAATAAATAGCAATTCAAATGTACAGTGTGGAACTAATAACAGAGATGGAAGACATCTTAATACAGACTGTGAAATAAACAACCGATCTGCTGCTAATATAAGGACTCTAAAAATGTCTTCTGCTTTAG ACTGTCATAATAGAGAGAATGACAAACACCTCGATCTACCCCAAGGTGAAGATGATGAAGTGGAAGAAGATCGGGTTAGTGAAGATTCCATGTCTAGTCACAGAAGCAGCCTGGGTGATATGGCTGGAGATGCCGAGTTTGAGCAGAAGATCAATAGGCTTATAGCTGCAAAACAGAAGCTTAGACAGTTACAAAACCTTGCTGCTATGGTGCAG GATGATGATCCAGAACCTCAAGGAGCAATTGCAAATGTGTCTAATATTGGTGACTTGTTGGGTGAAGTGGAAGAGACAAAGCAGCAACCAAACAATGTCCGAGTAAGTTCcaacaagttaaaaaaagatGTGCGACTGAATGAGAAAGCAAG AGAGAAGTTCTATGAAGCTaaacttcagcagcagcaacgGGAGCTTAAGCAGttacaagaagaaagaagaaaactgtttgaaatacaggaaaaaattcaAGTGTTACAGAAAGCTTGTCCTGACCTTCAA ttGTCCGCTGGCCTGGGTAACTGCCCAGCAAATAGACAGACTTCACAAGCAACATCAACTCCAGCCATGAATGAGTGTAACACAGCTGGCAAGCCTTTATTTGAGTGTGATGAATCATTACCAGTAGGCAATGAG CAGTTATGGTCTGAGATGAGAAGACATGAGATTTTAAGAGAAGAATTGCGACAGAGAAGAAAGCAACTTGAAGCTTTAATGGCTGAAGATCAGAGAAGGAGAGAGCTCGCAGAAACAATATCTACTGTTGCTGCATCTGTTAAAAGTGAAGGGTCAGAAGCTCAGTGTactccacagcagagcagaactgAAAA GACCATGGCTACCTGGGGAGGTTCTACCCAGTGTGCCctagaggaagaaaatggagaCGAAGATGGTTATCTCTCTGATGGAGTTGGTCaggcagaagaagaagaagaagatgcaTCAAGTTTGAATGACAGTTTTTCTGTTTATCCCAATAACAACATACCAGAAAATGCCTATTTTGGTAAAGGAAACAAAGATAG GTGGAAAAACTGCCGTCCCCTTTCAGCAGATGGAAATTATCGTCCAGTGTCTAAGGCCAGGCAacagcaaaatataaatatgcgACGTCAGGAAAATTTTCGATGGATGTCTGAGCTTTCCTATGTGGAAGAAAAGGAACGATGGCAAGAGCAGATCAATCAGTTGAAGAAACAGCATGAATTTAGTGTCAGCATTTGTCAAACTTTGATGCAGGATCAGCAG acCCTCTCTTGCCTTCTGCAGACTTTGCTCACAGGCCCCTACAGCATGATGCCCAATAATGTTGCATCTTCACAAATACATCTCATTATGCATCAGTTAAACCAGTGTTACACTCAACTGACTTGGCAGCAGAATAATGTCCAAAG GTTGAAACAAATGTTAAGTGATCTTATGCAGCAGCAAGAACAACAGTGTCAAGAGAAACCATCAAGAAAGGAGAGAGGCAGTAGTGCACCACCACCTCCATCTCCTGTTTTCTGTCCATTCAACTACCCTCCACAACCTGTGAATCTCTTTAGTGTTCCAGGATTTActaatttttcctcctttgctccag GTATTAACTGTAATCCAGTGTTTCCATCTGGTTTTGGAGATTTTGCACATAGTGTTTCTCCGCGAagcagtgagcagcaggagcaacaACATCCTCTAGATCATAATACTTCTGGGAAAACTGAGTATATGGCATTCCCCAAACCCTTTGAAAGCAGTTCCTCTAACggagcagaaaaacaaag aaggAATCATAGACAACCGGAAGAAGAATTGGAAAAAAGATCAACTTGGCTTGATGATAGCcaagaaatgaagaaagatgATCAGTCTCAGCTGAATGCAGGTTTTGCAGTTTCAGTACAAAGCATTGCTTCTGGTCATAAAAATCAGTGTGATACGAAGCGAAGAAGAGAGTTTGATGAAGAGTCTTTGGAGAGTTTCAGTAGCATACCTGATCCAATAGACCCAACTACTGTGACAAAGACATTTAGATCTAGAAAAGCATCAGCGCAAGCAAGCCTGGCATCAAAAGATAAAACGCCCAAATCAAAGAATAAGAGGAAGAGTTCTTCTCAGCTAAAAGGCAGAATTAAAAATGCTG GTTATGAAAGTGCAAGTGCTTCTAGTGTGTGTGAGCCCTGCAAGAACAATAAAAGCAGACACTCTGATGACATTGTTCATGCAAAGGTGTTCAGCAAAAGGAATCAGGAacaattggaaaaaataattaaatacagTAGATCTACAGAAATGTCTTCAG CGCATGCTAGGAGAATTCTGCAGCAGTCTAACAGAAATGCATGCATTGAAGCGCCAG aaactGGTAGTGATCTTTCTATGTTTGAAGCTTTGCGAGACACAATTTACTCTGAAGTGGCAACTCTTATTTCTCAAAATGAGTCTCGTCCCCACTTTCTTATTGAACTTTTCCATGAGCTTCAGCTGCTAAATACAGATTATCTGAGGCAAAGGGCTCTATATGCTTTACAG GATATAGTGACCAGACATTTatgtgagaaaaatgaaaaagggaagTGTGCAAAATCACTGAATTCTGCAACATGGGTGGCATCAAATTCTGAACTCACTCCTAGTGAAAGCCTTGCCTCTACAGATGAT GAAACTTTTGCCAAGAACTTTTCTACAGAAGCATGTCAAGATTGTGAACAACCTGATGCAGACAATGGCAGTACTATGTCTACTTCTTCGAATTTTGAACCCTTTGCTACTGATGACCTTG GCAACACAGTGATTCACTTAGATAAAGCTTTGTCTTGGATGAGGGAATATGAGCGTATGAAAGTTGAAGCTGAAAGTACCCTTGACTCTGAGGGCTGCTCTAGTAATTTTCAGGGTGCTTCTGCTGCTAAATTAGAAG gTTCAGGAACTGGTGAATGTCAGTCTGTGCCACAGTCAGGTGATGTTTCTGCAGTTCCATGTCCTCGTATAGATACTCAGCAGCTTGACCGGCAGATTAAAGCAATTATGAAAGAGGTCATCCCTTTTCTGAAG GAACACATGGATGAAGTATGCTCTTCTCAATTACTGACATCAGTAAGACGTATGGTCTTGACTCTTACTCAGCAAAATGATGAAAGTAAAGAATTTGTGAAGTTCTTTCATAAACAGCTTGGCAGTATACTTCAG GATTCACTGGCAAAATTTGCTGGTAGAAAATTAAAAGATTGTGGGGAGGATCTTCTTGTGGAGATCTCTGAAGTGTTATTCAATGAATTAGCCTTTTTTAAACTCATGCAAGACTTGGACAACAACAGTATTTCTGTAAAGCAGAGATGTAAACGAAAAATAGAAACCACTGAAGTAATGCAGTCTTATGCTAaagag GCAAAAAAAAGTCTCCAGGTGGATGTTTGTTCTTCTGTTGAAGATGTCGATGAGGACAAA GACAAGGATGAGACTGAAACTGCTAAACAGGTTCCGGACTCAGAAGTGTGTGCTGGTAACAAAGTGCCTGAAAATATTAGATCTGATGCATCTGATcaagaggaagatgaggaaagTGAAAGTGGTCCAGTGGCAATAA GTTTATCAAAAGCAGAAACCCAAGCTCTGACTAACTATGGCAGTGGAGAAGATGAGAATGAGGATGAAGAAATAGAATTTGAGGAGGGACCTGTTGATGTGCAAACATCACTACAAGCCAGCAGTGAAACAACTGAAAATGAGCAG ACTTCAAATCAAGAGTTGAGTAAGGCAAAAAGCAGTGAGATTTTGTCATCAGAACAAGAACCTGCTAAAG GTGAAgatgtggctgcagctgtgcatcATTACCTCAGTGTCATGGAGAATACACCAGCTTCAATAGCCAATACCCCAGAATCCTTTATAACAGCCACTGTGAATACTGAAGGATCAAGCTCATCTTTGGCAGTGAATGAAACTCAAACATCAGATACCAcatctgcagaaaacaaatctgGTGCAAGTTCTGAAAGCTCCATGGCTGGCAGCCCTGATACAGAGTCACCTGTGCTAGTGAACGAATAT GAACCTGGTTCTGGAAATGTAAGTCAAAAATCTGATGAAGATGACTTTGTGAAAGTTGAAGACTTGCCCCTCAAACTTGCTGTGTATTCAGAG gcagaaataatgaagaaaatggaaacagaggCCCAAACCAAGAGTTTGTGTGATGAATTACTGGATGGAGGTGGAGATCAAGATCAAGAATTAGTCGGAGATGCCCAAACTTTGAAAGAacctg